CCGCATCACCCACCAGGGTCATACGCGGGGCAATATAACTATCGGCATGCATCCTGCGCAGAGCAAATGATGCCCTCGACCCGGTGTGCTGGATAGTACCCAGACGATAATCAAAGGCAAGCGCCAGCTCCTCTCTAAAAACATCATCGGACATATCAATTAGTGCAGCCGCCTGCTCGGGTGAGGTTGACCATACAATAGAGCACTGACCATCACGCAGGGGTAAAAAGGCGAGTGGCCCCGCAGGTAAAAAACGCTGCCAGGCTGCCTCCTGATGAGATAACTCCGTCTGTACCACGGCAACGACTGCATGTTGCTGATAATCTTTTACCTCGACTTCAATACCAGCTAGTTGTCGCAGCAGGGAATCCCGACCATCCGCAGCCACCAGCAAGCGTCCACTAATTTGACTATTATTATCCAGCGATACCTGTATCTGATCAGTATCCTGCTCAATCGACTCAACTTGAGTGGCATCAAATAATTCAACCGACGCAAGTTGCTCAATATGTTGATACAGAGCACGCTGAATCACACCCTGTTCGATAATATAGCCCAGATTATCAGCAGCCAGTTCTGCACTATCAAAATGAATCGAGCCTGAACCCAACCCATCCCAGGCGAACATTTCACGATAAGGGCTGACACCCCCCGCAATAATAGCCGACCACACACCGAGGGATTCAAAGATGCGTTGTGAGACACGGGTAATGGCATAGACGCGTGGATCAATCCCCTCCGACCGCTGTTGCAAGGTCTCCCGTGAACGCGATTCAATCAACGCTACCTGCAAACCCGCCTCACCTAAAGCACAGGCGAGAGTCGCACCCACACAACCGCCACCGGCTATAATGACATCATAGTGAGGACTATTCATTTCTCACCCAAACCCAGACCACGGGCAAGGCGACTCATGCGACCCGACTGTCCCATCGTTAGCCGTGTCAACAAACGTTTGAGTGGTGGCAGCATATCCATACCCACCATGCCCACATTGCGCACCAATGCAACCGAGGCCAGCGGATTGGTAAACAGACGCAACAGACCATCAGTAAAGGCGATCACTTGTTTATGATCCTGCGCCCGCCAGGCCTCATAGTCTTGCAGATGCATTAAATCGC
This is a stretch of genomic DNA from Gammaproteobacteria bacterium. It encodes these proteins:
- a CDS encoding UbiH/UbiF/VisC/COQ6 family ubiquinone biosynthesis hydroxylase — its product is MNSPHYDVIIAGGGCVGATLACALGEAGLQVALIESRSRETLQQRSEGIDPRVYAITRVSQRIFESLGVWSAIIAGGVSPYREMFAWDGLGSGSIHFDSAELAADNLGYIIEQGVIQRALYQHIEQLASVELFDATQVESIEQDTDQIQVSLDNNSQISGRLLVAADGRDSLLRQLAGIEVEVKDYQQHAVVAVVQTELSHQEAAWQRFLPAGPLAFLPLRDGQCSIVWSTSPEQAAALIDMSDDVFREELALAFDYRLGTIQHTGSRASFALRRMHADSYIAPRMTLVGDAAHAIHPLAGQGLNLGLLDAAALAEVVIDACEAGRDIGSERVLRRYQRWRRGSNFTMMMAMDGFKEVFGSEQPAVKWARNTGLNLIDSLGPLKNLFAGYAMDAGDDLPALAIPISARSDV